A window of the Fibrobacter sp. genome harbors these coding sequences:
- a CDS encoding AIR carboxylase family protein, producing VIIGVAGLAAALPGVLAAHTILPVIGLPCAGGPLNGVDALHSIVQMPGGIPVATVGIGNGKNAGYLAAHIVALSDADVKAKLVEYRKGLGDIG from the coding sequence AGGTCATCATCGGTGTTGCTGGTCTCGCCGCCGCTCTTCCGGGCGTGCTGGCTGCTCACACCATTCTTCCGGTGATCGGTCTGCCCTGCGCTGGCGGTCCCCTGAACGGTGTAGACGCCCTCCATTCCATCGTCCAGATGCCCGGTGGCATTCCCGTTGCAACTGTAGGTATCGGTAACGGTAAGAACGCCGGCTACCTGGCTGCCCACATCGTGGCTCTCTCCGACGCCGACGTGAAGGCTAAGCTTGTGGAATACCGTAAGGGTCTCGGCGATATAGGATAA